A region of Solibacillus isronensis DNA encodes the following proteins:
- a CDS encoding DMT family transporter: protein MRFIFYIFAFLAGAALSFEGAIYAELGKTIGQIETSFYNFFMGSIIMGLLWLFFGKGRISYTLEAPKWTLLGGLLGVVYLTSIVVSVPFVGVGITMVAVIIGQLVMSMTIEHFGWLGSKKNKINKEKIYAVISMIIALILIN from the coding sequence ATGCGCTTTATATTTTATATATTTGCTTTTTTAGCTGGAGCAGCACTTAGCTTTGAAGGCGCGATCTATGCTGAACTAGGAAAAACAATCGGACAAATAGAAACAAGCTTTTATAACTTCTTTATGGGCTCAATCATCATGGGGCTATTGTGGCTCTTTTTTGGCAAAGGCAGGATTTCCTATACTTTGGAGGCACCTAAGTGGACATTACTTGGAGGGCTCTTAGGTGTTGTTTATTTAACTTCCATTGTTGTAAGTGTCCCATTCGTCGGTGTTGGCATAACAATGGTTGCGGTCATCATCGGGCAATTAGTGATGAGTATGACGATTGAACACTTCGGTTGGTTAGGTAGTAAGAAAAATAAGATTAATAAAGAAAAAATATATGCAGTTATTTCAATGATCATTGCACTTATATTAATAAATTAG
- a CDS encoding glycoside hydrolase family 28 protein: MQQQSTAVYNIEQFGAVGDGWANNTSAIKRAIDACSQGGGGTIYVPAGVFVTGAIELKSNMHLHLEAGSELLFSNDRADYPVISSRWEGASRDVFMSCIYACHAENIAITGFGTLNGQGAYWWKLFKEDSLAYPRPNLVSFDQCERVHIEQVKMIDSPSWTIHPNDCDNVTILAVTIINPANSPNTDGINPESCRNVKISDCSIDVGDDCIAIKAGTEDAERAIPCENITITNCTMLHGHGGVVFGSEMSGDIRNVVVSNCIFEGTDRGIRFKSRRGRGGTIENIRVSNIVMNNVICPFILNLYYYHGPRGLEPYVSDKSAQPVTALTPKFRHIHFSNITATNVTAAAGFLYGLPEMPVEDITFSHIRVAMKSGAEPDLPAMMMDLEPMKQRGFFCSNAEDVLFEHVTVQQQKGPAFEIMNSKNIIMEHCHSKETAKDEVLVQMTNVIS; this comes from the coding sequence ATGCAGCAGCAAAGTACGGCGGTTTATAATATTGAACAGTTTGGAGCAGTTGGTGATGGATGGGCCAATAATACATCGGCGATTAAGCGTGCGATAGATGCTTGTTCACAAGGCGGGGGCGGAACGATTTATGTGCCTGCCGGAGTGTTTGTTACTGGTGCGATTGAATTGAAAAGTAATATGCATCTGCATTTGGAGGCAGGTTCCGAGCTTTTGTTTTCAAATGATCGAGCGGATTATCCAGTTATTTCTTCACGCTGGGAAGGGGCGAGTCGTGATGTATTTATGTCCTGTATTTATGCCTGTCATGCGGAAAACATTGCAATTACCGGTTTTGGCACATTGAATGGACAGGGGGCCTACTGGTGGAAGCTGTTTAAAGAGGATTCTCTTGCATATCCACGCCCTAATTTAGTGAGCTTTGACCAATGTGAGCGTGTGCATATCGAGCAGGTGAAAATGATCGATTCTCCGAGCTGGACCATCCATCCGAATGATTGTGATAATGTGACGATTTTGGCAGTTACGATCATTAATCCGGCGAATTCCCCGAATACGGACGGCATAAATCCTGAATCATGCCGCAATGTGAAAATTTCCGATTGTTCGATAGATGTCGGGGATGACTGTATTGCGATAAAAGCGGGTACCGAGGATGCGGAGCGTGCAATTCCTTGTGAAAATATTACGATCACGAACTGTACGATGCTGCACGGTCACGGCGGGGTTGTCTTTGGAAGTGAGATGAGCGGGGACATTCGAAATGTCGTCGTATCAAACTGTATTTTTGAAGGAACAGACCGTGGCATTCGCTTTAAATCACGGCGCGGGCGGGGAGGTACGATTGAAAATATCCGTGTAAGCAATATTGTGATGAATAATGTCATTTGTCCGTTTATACTAAACTTATACTATTATCACGGTCCACGAGGTTTGGAGCCTTATGTTTCGGATAAAAGTGCACAGCCTGTGACAGCGCTGACACCGAAGTTCAGGCATATTCATTTTTCAAATATTACTGCAACAAACGTAACGGCAGCAGCGGGTTTCTTATACGGTTTACCTGAAATGCCGGTTGAGGATATAACATTCAGCCATATCCGTGTTGCAATGAAGTCGGGTGCAGAACCGGATCTGCCGGCAATGATGATGGATCTGGAACCGATGAAACAGCGTGGTTTTTTCTGTTCCAATGCAGAAGATGTGTTGTTTGAGCATGTAACGGTCCAGCAACAGAAAGGGCCGGCATTTGAAATAATGAATAGTAAAAACATCATAATGGAACATTGTCATTCAAAAGAGACGGCAAAGGATGAAGTACTCGTCCAAATGACGAATGTTATAAGCTAG
- a CDS encoding cohesin has translation MTLSNKKNNESKQASNDQSKLGTLYEIAKEFSPILSTDAKSKIEEIAKDFFPANDQTNRMSNAFASMKSQPKSQEEIAKEFLPTNNQTNRMSNAFASMKSQPKNQEEIAKEFLPTKDQAFKHDNGANFDKRNPNS, from the coding sequence ATGACATTGTCAAATAAGAAAAATAACGAAAGCAAACAGGCAAGTAATGATCAATCTAAGCTAGGTACTCTTTACGAGATCGCAAAAGAATTTTCACCCATACTTTCAACCGATGCCAAATCCAAAATTGAAGAAATTGCTAAAGATTTCTTCCCTGCAAATGATCAAACTAACCGAATGTCCAATGCTTTTGCTTCAATGAAATCACAACCGAAAAGCCAGGAAGAAATTGCGAAAGAATTCCTTCCTACAAACAATCAAACAAATCGAATGTCCAATGCTTTTGCTTCAATGAAATCACAACCGAAAAACCAAGAAGAGATTGCAAAAGAGTTCCTCCCTACTAAAGACCAAGCATTTAAGCATGATAATGGTGCGAATTTCGATAAGCGGAACCCAAATTCATAA
- a CDS encoding SMI1/KNR4 family protein, whose product MKNIWQEENDYYKLELLTDEMVKKAEELLKIKLPNSYINILKQQNGGYIKFNAYPTNIPTSWAEDHVNVDYILGIGLGMDKGILQSEYLIQEWELPENVVLISGDGHSWIALDYRNKKAEPPVIFIDTDEEKIIDLAPNFEVFLNGLTEWD is encoded by the coding sequence ATGAAAAATATTTGGCAAGAGGAAAACGACTATTATAAATTAGAGCTGTTAACAGATGAAATGGTAAAAAAAGCAGAAGAATTATTAAAAATAAAGCTGCCTAATTCCTACATAAATATTTTGAAACAACAAAATGGAGGTTATATAAAATTTAATGCATACCCAACTAATATACCAACATCATGGGCTGAAGATCATGTTAATGTTGATTACATACTTGGGATTGGATTGGGAATGGATAAAGGGATATTACAAAGTGAGTATTTGATTCAAGAATGGGAACTACCTGAGAATGTTGTATTGATTTCCGGAGACGGCCACTCATGGATAGCTCTCGATTATAGAAATAAAAAGGCGGAACCTCCTGTGATTTTTATTGATACTGACGAAGAAAAAATTATTGATCTTGCTCCTAATTTTGAAGTGTTTTTAAATGGTCTAACGGAATGGGATTAA
- a CDS encoding nucleotidyltransferase family protein has protein sequence MDYLHNVQTEINDIDVIYFDEFHSSIESEKALESKLQKSMPHLPWSVKNQARMHVKNKLSPYSSSFESVAHFPETPTAVAVRLNNNQIEILAPYGLNDLFEGLVRPTPPFNQDSKLHPIYSNRVQSKNWGSIWNKLKIDSQ, from the coding sequence CTGGATTACTTACATAATGTACAAACAGAAATAAATGATATTGATGTAATATATTTTGATGAGTTTCATAGTTCAATAGAGTCTGAAAAAGCTTTAGAATCCAAGTTGCAAAAAAGTATGCCTCATCTGCCCTGGTCCGTAAAAAATCAAGCCAGAATGCATGTTAAAAACAAACTTTCTCCCTATTCATCATCATTTGAAAGTGTTGCTCATTTCCCTGAAACTCCTACTGCAGTAGCCGTTCGTTTAAATAACAATCAAATAGAAATCTTAGCTCCTTATGGCTTAAATGATTTATTTGAAGGACTAGTTAGACCTACGCCTCCATTTAATCAAGATTCCAAATTACATCCTATCTATTCAAATCGAGTACAAAGTAAAAATTGGGGTTCTATATGGAATAAGTTAAAAATTGATTCGCAATAA
- a CDS encoding ABC transporter substrate-binding protein, with protein sequence MSSLRKTYLLYVFPIFLLFLLAGCSSEEAKKVDGTPKDVTLTFWFDDAGPLRNAIWEEMIAAFEEEYPHIHIEYKGFVKDIAKTKFNSALAMQSLPDVGSIYTSWLPEYTYREALVPLDSYFGNWAEGDKIAESVINYNRHLTQDQKLYGLPYTRNMDVLWVRTDWLADYGLETIETWDDFFHTVETFTDKELQQYGYSIRGGEGSSLQLQRMMYAYSGISTYIENGESTIDDPRHVEFLKKYLSLYDLHTSRNDIVKDYKGMLDDFEHGAVGLIQHNIGSYAEHQKVLSSDQFESLPLPKSVDGHYTVEAGNTMDMVMFEGTKHPKEAWTFISFIASQKGQSHWNKRVGQLPTHQEVLQEDWVLNSPHLQTALSVYEDPQTKMYEPPFYLIGYNAIRYTIVEPGLQEVLSGTKTIEQFLGEWSEAIENEYAQYENIMPKPEALSK encoded by the coding sequence TTGAGCAGCTTAAGAAAAACCTATTTGTTATATGTCTTCCCCATTTTTTTACTGTTTTTGCTGGCGGGTTGTTCAAGTGAGGAAGCAAAAAAAGTGGATGGCACGCCAAAAGATGTGACATTAACTTTTTGGTTTGATGATGCCGGTCCGTTAAGAAATGCTATTTGGGAAGAAATGATCGCCGCTTTTGAAGAGGAGTATCCACATATTCATATTGAGTACAAAGGCTTCGTGAAGGATATTGCGAAAACGAAATTCAATTCGGCACTCGCGATGCAGTCATTGCCGGATGTAGGAAGTATTTATACAAGCTGGTTACCGGAATATACATACCGTGAAGCATTGGTGCCACTCGATTCTTATTTTGGAAATTGGGCGGAAGGAGACAAAATTGCGGAGTCTGTCATTAATTACAATCGACATTTAACACAGGATCAAAAATTGTATGGATTGCCTTACACACGAAATATGGATGTTCTTTGGGTTCGCACAGATTGGCTCGCCGACTATGGTCTGGAAACGATTGAAACTTGGGATGACTTTTTTCATACCGTTGAAACCTTTACGGATAAAGAGCTGCAACAATACGGCTACAGCATTCGCGGAGGGGAAGGGTCGTCACTGCAGCTGCAGCGGATGATGTATGCATATTCCGGGATTTCGACGTATATCGAAAATGGTGAAAGTACGATTGATGATCCGCGCCATGTGGAGTTTCTGAAAAAATATTTGTCGCTCTATGATTTGCATACATCCAGAAATGATATTGTGAAGGATTATAAAGGAATGCTTGATGATTTTGAGCATGGGGCTGTTGGTTTAATCCAGCATAATATCGGCTCTTATGCAGAACATCAAAAAGTGCTGTCTTCGGATCAGTTCGAGTCATTGCCATTGCCGAAGTCAGTCGATGGTCACTACACTGTCGAGGCAGGCAACACGATGGACATGGTGATGTTCGAGGGTACGAAACATCCAAAAGAGGCGTGGACATTTATTTCCTTTATCGCGTCGCAAAAGGGACAAAGCCATTGGAACAAACGGGTCGGACAATTGCCGACACATCAGGAAGTGCTGCAGGAAGATTGGGTGCTAAATTCCCCGCATTTGCAAACAGCGCTTTCTGTTTATGAAGATCCGCAAACAAAAATGTACGAACCGCCTTTTTATTTAATTGGGTACAACGCCATCCGGTATACGATTGTTGAACCGGGGCTACAGGAAGTGCTGAGCGGGACGAAGACGATTGAGCAGTTCCTGGGAGAGTGGAGTGAAGCCATTGAAAATGAATATGCACAATATGAAAATATCATGCCCAAACCAGAAGCGCTGAGCAAGTGA
- a CDS encoding transglycosylase domain-containing protein, with protein sequence MKVIVVGSVFLLCCLLIFNIFIWTSDVSKLEEPTPQPTIIYDQNGEAASKVTGSKIDGVNIEQIPEHLIQAVIATEDQKFYKHNGINIIGIVRAMTQNTMSGEIVAGGSTITQQLAKNVFLTQERTYTRKLKELILTKKIERTYDKDEIMERYLNQIYFGEGAWGVQRASQTYFGKDVSELTLSESAMLAGLIKAPSLLSPIKDLNKSVQRRDLVLALMEKEGYITQNEAKKAKEQPIVLEAKKIDEYKGKYPYYVDHIIEEAIEQYGLTENEVLSGGLHIYTELNPAIQNTVEQVYKDNEMFPEGQSDQLIQSGAIFINPSTGGISALVGGRGDHTFRGFNRATQLKRQPASTMKPLAAYTPALEQGYEIYDKLSDSPINIDGYQPMNYDKRFHGEVTMYEALVNSYNIPPVSLLNKMGLKYGINAVERFGIQLKEEDHNLGLVLGGLSEGVSPLQMAQAFSVFPNDGIMVEAHAIQKIEDADGEVIAKWHHNETNVTKPLVAQEITYMLKGAVEEGSAKNAQVDGWEVAGKTGTSELPFANFGGAKDHWFVGYTPEIVGAIWMGYDQTDENHYLLGTGGTTVTKVFKEILTESITEFNQKEFALPLLGKQLKEQAKKEEEQRKKEKEIEKKENDKARKEKEKEKKEKKKEKEKKKEKEKKKEKEKEKKEKEKEKKEKEKEKKEMGKENKREEKE encoded by the coding sequence ATGAAAGTTATAGTAGTGGGTTCAGTATTTTTATTATGCTGTTTACTCATATTTAATATTTTTATTTGGACAAGCGATGTCAGTAAATTAGAAGAACCTACGCCACAGCCAACGATTATCTATGATCAAAATGGAGAGGCAGCCAGTAAAGTTACAGGTTCCAAAATAGATGGAGTCAATATAGAACAGATTCCGGAACATCTTATTCAAGCTGTAATTGCAACGGAAGACCAGAAGTTTTACAAGCATAATGGAATTAATATTATAGGAATTGTACGTGCAATGACACAAAACACGATGAGCGGAGAAATTGTGGCGGGAGGAAGTACGATTACACAGCAGTTGGCTAAAAACGTCTTTCTAACACAGGAACGTACATATACGAGAAAGTTAAAAGAACTTATTTTAACGAAAAAAATTGAACGAACATACGATAAAGACGAAATTATGGAACGCTACTTAAATCAGATTTATTTTGGTGAAGGAGCCTGGGGCGTGCAGCGGGCTTCCCAAACGTATTTCGGCAAAGATGTCAGTGAATTAACATTAAGTGAGTCGGCTATGCTTGCGGGGTTGATTAAAGCGCCATCTCTTTTGTCACCAATAAAAGATTTGAATAAATCCGTTCAACGGAGAGACCTTGTTCTAGCATTGATGGAAAAGGAAGGTTACATTACTCAAAACGAGGCGAAAAAAGCAAAAGAACAACCGATTGTATTAGAGGCCAAAAAGATTGATGAGTATAAAGGGAAATATCCTTATTATGTCGACCATATTATTGAGGAAGCGATCGAACAATACGGGCTTACAGAAAATGAGGTTCTTTCGGGTGGACTTCATATTTATACAGAACTGAATCCTGCAATACAAAATACGGTTGAACAGGTATATAAGGATAATGAAATGTTTCCGGAAGGGCAATCTGACCAGCTGATCCAAAGTGGAGCAATCTTTATCAATCCATCAACTGGAGGAATCAGTGCACTTGTTGGCGGAAGGGGAGACCATACTTTTAGAGGGTTTAATCGCGCTACTCAATTAAAACGTCAACCTGCATCCACTATGAAACCATTGGCGGCATATACTCCTGCTCTGGAACAAGGCTATGAAATCTATGATAAATTATCAGATTCACCGATTAATATTGACGGGTATCAACCAATGAACTACGACAAACGATTCCACGGGGAAGTAACGATGTATGAAGCATTGGTGAATTCATACAACATCCCACCGGTATCGTTATTAAATAAAATGGGATTGAAATACGGTATAAATGCGGTAGAGCGTTTTGGTATTCAACTAAAAGAAGAGGATCATAATTTAGGTTTAGTACTTGGTGGTTTAAGTGAAGGGGTATCTCCTTTACAAATGGCTCAGGCGTTTTCCGTATTTCCTAATGATGGTATAATGGTAGAAGCACACGCTATACAAAAAATTGAAGATGCAGATGGCGAGGTCATTGCCAAGTGGCATCATAATGAGACGAACGTTACGAAGCCCTTGGTCGCCCAGGAAATTACTTATATGCTTAAAGGTGCTGTTGAAGAAGGTTCAGCAAAAAATGCTCAAGTAGATGGATGGGAAGTAGCAGGTAAAACGGGAACGTCAGAGCTTCCTTTTGCGAATTTTGGTGGCGCAAAGGATCACTGGTTTGTTGGATATACGCCGGAAATAGTTGGAGCAATTTGGATGGGCTATGATCAAACAGATGAAAATCATTATTTGTTAGGAACTGGCGGAACTACTGTCACAAAGGTTTTCAAGGAAATTTTGACTGAATCTATTACAGAGTTTAACCAAAAAGAATTTGCCTTACCTCTATTAGGCAAACAGCTAAAAGAACAGGCGAAGAAAGAGGAAGAACAGAGGAAGAAAGAAAAAGAGATAGAGAAGAAGGAGAATGATAAAGCGAGAAAAGAGAAGGAGAAAGAGAAAAAGGAGAAGAAGAAAGAGAAAGAGAAAAAGAAAGAGAAAGAGAAAAAGAAAGAGAAAGAAAAAGAGAAGAAAGAGAAAGAAAAAGAGAAGAAAGAGAAAGAAAAAGAGAAGAAAGAGATGGGAAAAGAGAACAAAAGGGAGGAAAAAGAGTAA
- a CDS encoding FxLYD domain-containing protein yields MKKLAILMFSLLFILTACGDSKQTISQSADKESKTDKTEESANTEENANAKLEIEDSGSNVWSDSIDSIWINTAAIFKNTGDVPVDIGETQMNYKGKDGSILGTSTMIYAVPAIVQPGESAFIVEGTTLNEETSLDNYSETTFNFNFEATEEDSNLMEVSAVKGISSDYGYSVTGIVKNPTDVKQEDVRLAAILYDANGKILGGLSGSVDVGLAAGGEAGFELSYPPLPDNIGSKVNKIEVKSYGFTW; encoded by the coding sequence ATGAAAAAACTTGCAATATTAATGTTTAGTTTACTTTTCATATTGACTGCATGTGGAGATTCAAAACAAACAATTTCACAATCTGCAGATAAAGAAAGTAAAACTGATAAAACTGAAGAAAGTGCGAATACTGAAGAAAACGCCAATGCAAAATTAGAAATTGAAGATTCAGGATCTAATGTATGGAGCGACTCTATTGACTCTATTTGGATCAATACAGCGGCCATTTTTAAAAACACAGGCGATGTACCGGTTGATATTGGTGAAACACAAATGAATTACAAAGGGAAAGACGGTAGTATATTAGGCACTTCAACTATGATTTATGCCGTTCCTGCAATTGTTCAGCCAGGAGAATCAGCATTTATCGTAGAAGGCACAACACTAAATGAAGAAACATCACTAGACAATTATTCTGAAACAACATTTAACTTTAATTTTGAAGCAACTGAAGAAGATTCAAACTTAATGGAAGTTAGTGCAGTAAAAGGGATTTCAAGTGACTACGGATATAGTGTTACAGGTATTGTTAAAAACCCTACAGACGTTAAGCAAGAAGATGTACGTCTAGCGGCCATTTTATACGATGCAAACGGTAAAATTTTAGGCGGATTATCTGGCAGTGTTGATGTAGGACTAGCTGCTGGCGGTGAAGCAGGTTTTGAACTTAGCTACCCACCATTACCAGATAACATCGGTTCAAAGGTAAATAAAATCGAAGTAAAAAGCTACGGCTTCACTTGGTAA
- the proC gene encoding pyrroline-5-carboxylate reductase, producing the protein MQKVIFIGAGSMAEALIHGWIKKNVINPHALFISNRSNKERLKELVESYDVNLLEDHTQLQDADLVILAMKPKDARAAMEIIASHLGADTAIISVLAGVTIETIEQYLGSRSIARVMPNTSATIGMSASGIAFNQHVTEVQRALYIQMLEAIGIVIEVEEEKLHAVTALAGSGPAYLYYLVEAFEQAGAEFGLSKEVVRELMVQTIAGSAEMLKSGNVEPSILRRKVTSPGGTTEAGIKALESMSFNEAIVNCVRSAENRSRELARGE; encoded by the coding sequence ATGCAAAAAGTTATATTTATCGGCGCAGGTTCGATGGCAGAAGCGCTCATTCACGGATGGATTAAAAAGAATGTCATCAACCCGCATGCCCTGTTCATATCCAATCGGTCCAATAAAGAACGACTAAAAGAATTGGTCGAAAGCTACGATGTCAACCTGTTGGAGGACCATACACAATTGCAGGATGCGGATCTCGTCATTTTGGCAATGAAACCGAAAGATGCCCGCGCTGCAATGGAAATTATCGCATCACATCTAGGTGCGGATACGGCTATTATATCGGTGCTCGCTGGTGTAACCATTGAAACTATTGAACAGTATCTCGGCAGCCGTTCGATAGCTCGTGTGATGCCAAACACTTCTGCAACAATCGGCATGTCTGCATCCGGTATTGCATTCAATCAGCATGTAACAGAAGTGCAGCGTGCACTTTATATTCAAATGCTTGAAGCGATCGGCATAGTCATTGAAGTTGAGGAAGAAAAGCTTCATGCAGTTACAGCGCTTGCCGGAAGCGGCCCTGCCTATTTATACTATTTGGTTGAAGCATTTGAACAGGCCGGCGCTGAGTTTGGGCTATCAAAGGAAGTCGTGCGGGAACTGATGGTACAGACAATAGCCGGTTCAGCTGAAATGCTGAAATCCGGAAACGTTGAACCTTCAATATTGCGTAGAAAAGTAACGAGTCCAGGTGGAACGACAGAAGCTGGAATCAAAGCCCTTGAATCGATGTCCTTTAACGAAGCGATTGTGAACTGTGTCCGAAGTGCAGAAAACCGCTCAAGAGAACTGGCACGCGGGGAATAA
- a CDS encoding nucleotidyltransferase family protein, whose translation MDYELELTNIIKSEQLMMSILKTVQELQLNDCWVAAGVIRNKVWITYIMYKQK comes from the coding sequence TTGGATTACGAATTAGAGTTAACGAACATTATAAAATCAGAGCAACTTATGATGTCGATTTTAAAAACCGTGCAAGAATTACAATTAAATGATTGCTGGGTCGCAGCCGGTGTTATTCGAAATAAAGTCTGGATTACTTACATAATGTACAAACAGAAATAA
- a CDS encoding ArsR/SmtB family transcription factor: MEPIDVFKALSNETRLNILEWLKEPEKHFPKQGAHLPKEVSYKGGVCVGDIQEKAKISQSTVSSYLNMMQKAGLLESIRHGQWTYYRRNEDFIQQLAEYFKTDI; encoded by the coding sequence ATGGAACCTATTGATGTATTCAAAGCATTATCTAATGAAACAAGACTCAATATTCTAGAGTGGTTAAAGGAACCCGAGAAACATTTCCCAAAACAAGGCGCTCACCTACCTAAGGAGGTAAGTTACAAGGGTGGAGTATGTGTTGGGGATATTCAGGAAAAGGCCAAAATTTCTCAATCTACGGTTTCGAGCTACTTAAATATGATGCAAAAAGCTGGTTTACTTGAGTCGATTCGCCATGGACAATGGACTTACTACAGACGTAATGAAGACTTTATTCAACAGTTGGCTGAATACTTTAAAACAGATATCTAA
- a CDS encoding DMT family transporter, protein MGLFMILFTLIGGITLSAQSSINGTFSRKAGTIETTFLTFLTGTMFLTIFILFFGNGNLLGILDAPKWQLSAAFLGTMYLLLTVIAVPRIGVIATSIAGITGQLVVGVIIDHFGWFNSLVIELDVKRTFALLFMFISLYFIYKGNKRTSDDTVA, encoded by the coding sequence ATGGGATTATTTATGATTCTATTCACGCTGATTGGCGGTATCACATTAAGCGCACAATCATCTATCAATGGTACATTTAGTCGAAAAGCTGGAACAATTGAAACAACATTTTTAACCTTTCTTACTGGGACAATGTTTTTGACCATATTTATTTTATTTTTTGGCAACGGAAATCTGCTGGGAATTTTAGATGCGCCAAAATGGCAATTAAGTGCAGCGTTTTTAGGTACGATGTATTTACTTTTGACAGTTATAGCAGTACCACGAATTGGAGTGATCGCAACCAGTATTGCTGGAATCACTGGTCAACTTGTAGTCGGAGTAATTATTGATCATTTTGGATGGTTCAATAGTTTAGTCATAGAATTAGACGTTAAAAGAACATTTGCCTTACTCTTTATGTTTATCTCCCTATATTTTATCTATAAAGGGAATAAACGCACTAGCGACGATACTGTTGCATAA
- a CDS encoding 3-isopropylmalate dehydrogenase, producing the protein MIFLIIIANVSGFIVFKKEKNLYSAAFLILLLAGVFGGLGIALTLFINDAFAIFYGLNLAGYLLINSLIVFLIAILVTIIKKLNSIF; encoded by the coding sequence ATGATCTTTTTAATCATTATCGCAAATGTTAGTGGGTTTATAGTCTTCAAAAAAGAGAAAAATCTGTACTCAGCAGCATTTTTAATATTATTACTGGCAGGTGTATTTGGCGGACTTGGAATTGCATTAACCTTATTTATTAATGATGCCTTTGCTATATTCTACGGGTTAAATCTTGCCGGCTATCTACTAATAAATAGCCTTATTGTATTCCTTATTGCCATTTTAGTTACTATAATCAAAAAATTGAACAGTATTTTCTAA
- a CDS encoding MBL fold metallo-hydrolase: MEVHKIVIPTPYAVGDVNAFLVKGDALTLFDAGPKTEEAYEAIKWGLRAAGYDMKDVEQVVLTHHHPDHAGWIDAFPGAEVLGHQYVDYWMKKEPEFLQYHERFFKKLLIEQGVPEKYVDRILHVKGEIELFGTIPLTGYLKEGDEVPGHPGLKVYETPGHAQSHLIFVEEDTRECIGGDLLLERTSSNPLVEPPLDLSMERPKSLLQYNESLKRLKNLEISKLYTGHGGELTNIEPLIDERLEKQRQRALKVYGMLNTPQTNFEMTTQLFERIYQQQLGLTLSETLGQFDYLVDQGMVEIEERDGIHFYKKSDISRQATKKENKSLNNTGY, encoded by the coding sequence ATGGAAGTACATAAAATTGTTATACCTACACCATATGCGGTGGGGGATGTAAATGCTTTTCTAGTAAAGGGAGACGCACTGACATTATTTGACGCAGGGCCGAAAACAGAAGAAGCGTATGAAGCGATTAAATGGGGTTTGCGCGCTGCAGGTTATGATATGAAAGACGTGGAACAAGTTGTGCTGACACATCATCATCCGGATCATGCCGGTTGGATCGATGCATTTCCAGGGGCGGAAGTGTTAGGGCATCAATATGTTGATTACTGGATGAAAAAAGAGCCGGAATTTCTGCAGTATCATGAGCGATTTTTCAAAAAGCTCCTAATTGAGCAGGGCGTACCGGAAAAATATGTAGACCGTATTTTACATGTTAAAGGCGAAATTGAACTATTCGGTACAATTCCGTTGACTGGCTATTTAAAAGAGGGCGATGAAGTGCCAGGTCATCCCGGTTTGAAAGTATATGAAACACCCGGACATGCGCAAAGCCATCTTATTTTTGTTGAAGAGGATACCCGCGAATGTATCGGCGGGGATTTACTGCTGGAACGTACATCATCGAATCCATTAGTTGAGCCACCGCTTGATTTATCGATGGAGCGACCTAAATCATTGCTGCAATATAATGAATCACTTAAACGCCTGAAAAATTTAGAAATATCGAAATTGTATACAGGTCATGGCGGAGAACTGACAAATATCGAACCGCTCATTGATGAACGGTTGGAAAAACAAAGACAACGCGCATTAAAAGTTTACGGCATGCTTAATACACCGCAAACTAACTTTGAAATGACAACTCAATTATTCGAACGAATTTACCAACAGCAGCTTGGGCTGACACTATCGGAAACATTAGGGCAGTTTGACTACTTGGTTGATCAAGGTATGGTCGAGATCGAGGAGCGGGATGGGATTCATTTTTATAAAAAAAGTGACATTTCCCGTCAGGCTACAAAAAAAGAGAATAAATCTTTAAATAATACAGGTTACTAA